A genomic stretch from Pararhizobium sp. IMCC21322 includes:
- a CDS encoding iron-containing alcohol dehydrogenase: protein MVPTANWSYPTAIRFGAGRITELAEACAATGIKKPLLVTDKGLASLPITAATLDILDQAGLGRALFSDVDPNPNEQNLTDGVKAFKAGKHDGVIAFGGGSGLDLGKLIALMADQTIPVWDLEDVGDWWTRANADAIHPIIAVPTTAGTGSEVGRAGVLTNSDTHVKKIIFHPKTLPAIVICDPELTVGMPKMITAGTGMDAFAHCLEAYCSPHYHPMSQGIALEGMKLVKDNLLRAYRDGTDLEARANMMSAAAMGATAFQKGLGAIHALSHPIGAIHHTHHGTTNAVVMQPVLMFNRPAIEERLAQAAAYLGIGSSFDEFYAYVGELNAALGIPKDLTELGVSDPDLDHLTAEALKDPSVGGNPVEMNAENTRALFEACF, encoded by the coding sequence ATGGTTCCAACTGCAAACTGGAGCTACCCGACCGCCATTCGTTTTGGTGCCGGGCGCATTACCGAACTCGCAGAAGCCTGTGCGGCCACGGGCATCAAAAAGCCTCTTCTGGTGACGGACAAGGGTCTGGCAAGTCTGCCGATTACCGCCGCCACGCTGGATATTCTGGACCAGGCGGGCCTTGGCCGTGCTCTGTTCAGCGACGTTGACCCAAATCCGAATGAACAAAACCTGACCGACGGCGTGAAAGCTTTCAAGGCTGGCAAGCATGATGGTGTCATTGCATTTGGTGGCGGCTCCGGTCTCGACCTTGGCAAGCTGATTGCGCTGATGGCAGACCAGACCATCCCGGTTTGGGACCTGGAAGATGTCGGCGACTGGTGGACCCGCGCCAATGCGGATGCCATTCATCCGATCATTGCGGTTCCAACCACGGCTGGCACCGGTTCAGAAGTTGGCCGTGCCGGTGTTCTGACCAATTCAGACACCCATGTGAAGAAGATCATTTTTCATCCCAAAACACTTCCGGCCATTGTCATCTGCGATCCCGAACTGACGGTCGGCATGCCGAAAATGATTACCGCCGGCACCGGTATGGATGCTTTTGCCCATTGTCTGGAAGCTTATTGCTCGCCGCATTACCACCCCATGTCCCAAGGCATTGCGCTGGAAGGCATGAAGCTGGTGAAGGACAATCTTCTGCGCGCCTATCGAGACGGAACTGATCTGGAAGCCCGTGCGAACATGATGAGCGCTGCGGCCATGGGTGCAACCGCCTTTCAAAAAGGGCTCGGGGCCATCCATGCCCTTTCACACCCCATCGGCGCGATCCATCACACCCATCATGGCACCACAAATGCGGTGGTCATGCAGCCCGTGCTGATGTTCAACCGGCCCGCCATCGAAGAGCGACTTGCTCAGGCCGCCGCCTATCTTGGCATCGGCTCCAGCTTTGATGAATTCTACGCCTATGTGGGAGAGTTGAACGCCGCGCTGGGCATCCCGAAAGACCTGACAGAACTTGGGGTGAGCGATCCTGATCTGGATCATCTGACGGCGGAAGCGCTGAAAGACCCGAGTGTGGGTGGTAATCCGGTTGAGATGAATGCAGAGAATACACGGGCGTTGTTTGAGGCGTGTTTTTAG
- a CDS encoding aldehyde dehydrogenase family protein, whose translation MTTLTCTSPIDGSVFATRETHSFAEVQTMLTAAKKAQKSWANRSINERSAIVLKAIDALAAVNDEITIEIAHMMGRPTRYGGEIGGVRERAGYMATIAEDALAPTTIEDSDAFHRFIAREPVGVVFVVAPWNYPYLTAINSIAPALIAGNAVMLKPATQTILAGERFAAALHEAGLPDGLFNNLFLSHGDTSELIAAKSFDFINFTGSVNGGREMERAAAGTFTGMGLELGGKDPGYVRADADLDAAVDTLMDGAMFNSGQCCCGIERIYVHESLFDAFVAKAKALVETYKLGNPLDAETTLGPMAHIRFADEVRAQTREAIAAGATALIDPALFPKDTGDTAYLAPQILVDVDHSMRVMNDESFGPIVGIMKVSSDEEAIKLMNDSVFGLTASVWTADAEAAENIGRAIETGTIFMNRCDYLDPALCWTGCKETGRGASLSALGYQSVTRPKSYHLKKA comes from the coding sequence ATGACAACGCTCACTTGCACATCACCCATCGATGGCAGTGTTTTTGCAACGCGTGAAACACACAGTTTTGCCGAAGTGCAAACCATGCTGACAGCAGCAAAGAAGGCTCAGAAAAGCTGGGCCAACCGCAGCATCAATGAACGCAGTGCCATTGTGCTGAAAGCCATTGATGCGCTGGCTGCCGTGAATGATGAAATCACCATTGAGATTGCCCATATGATGGGCCGTCCGACGCGTTATGGCGGCGAAATCGGCGGCGTGCGCGAACGGGCCGGTTACATGGCAACCATTGCCGAGGATGCACTGGCACCGACCACCATTGAAGACAGTGATGCGTTTCACCGCTTTATTGCCCGCGAGCCGGTTGGCGTTGTGTTTGTCGTCGCGCCCTGGAACTATCCTTATCTGACGGCAATCAACTCCATTGCGCCTGCCCTGATTGCCGGCAATGCCGTGATGTTGAAACCTGCAACGCAGACGATCCTTGCAGGTGAACGCTTTGCGGCGGCCTTGCACGAAGCGGGACTGCCGGACGGCCTGTTCAACAATCTGTTTCTCAGCCATGGCGACACCAGCGAACTGATCGCTGCCAAAAGTTTCGACTTCATCAATTTCACCGGCTCGGTGAATGGTGGCCGTGAAATGGAGCGCGCCGCTGCCGGAACCTTTACCGGCATGGGTCTGGAGTTGGGTGGAAAAGACCCCGGCTATGTACGTGCTGACGCTGATCTGGATGCAGCTGTTGATACGCTGATGGACGGTGCGATGTTCAATTCGGGCCAGTGCTGTTGCGGAATTGAGCGCATTTATGTGCATGAAAGCCTGTTTGATGCATTTGTTGCAAAGGCAAAGGCGCTGGTTGAAACCTACAAGCTTGGCAATCCGTTAGACGCCGAAACGACGCTTGGACCCATGGCGCATATTCGCTTTGCAGATGAAGTGCGGGCGCAAACCCGCGAAGCGATTGCTGCCGGTGCCACGGCCCTGATCGACCCTGCCCTGTTTCCAAAAGACACGGGCGACACGGCCTATCTGGCACCGCAAATTCTGGTGGATGTCGATCATTCCATGCGTGTCATGAACGATGAAAGCTTTGGTCCCATTGTTGGCATCATGAAAGTGTCATCCGACGAAGAAGCCATCAAACTGATGAATGATTCCGTGTTCGGCCTGACCGCATCTGTGTGGACTGCCGATGCGGAAGCTGCCGAGAACATTGGCCGCGCCATTGAAACCGGCACCATTTTCATGAACCGTTGCGACTATCTTGATCCCGCCCTTTGCTGGACCGGCTGCAAGGAAACCGGACGCGGCGCATCACTGTCCGCGCTTGGCTATCAAAGCGTCACAAGACCCAAATCCTACCACTTGAAGAAGGCCTGA
- a CDS encoding glutamine synthetase family protein gives MSGNLTFDALKKAFAAGEIDTVLAVQVDMQGRLMGKRFHASNFIESAHAETHSCNYLIATDFEMEAVEGYKSTSWASGYGDYVMRPDMTTLRHIPWLEGTAMVMCDVEDHHSHTDVPHGPRAVLKKQLARLEAMGMKAMMASELEFFLFHESYHEAHQSGYRGMNLIGPYNEDYHIFQTTKEEDVMRAIRNGLYGAGIPVECSKGEASAGQEEINVKYADALIAADNHAIVKNGCKEIAWSKGKALTFMAKWDNDSAGSSSHVHQSLWSDDGKPLFLDESAKHGMSKLMQHYVAGLLAHANATTYFLAPNINSYKRFVAGTFAPTKAIWSPDNRTAGYRLCAEKTKGIRIECRVGGSDLNPHLAFAAQLAAGLDGIEKEMELEPAFEGDAYGGKGIREIPNTLRAAAAALDSSDMLRAAMGDDVIDHYVRAARWEQEVFDTRVTDWEVSRGFERS, from the coding sequence ATGTCTGGGAATTTGACTTTTGATGCGCTGAAGAAAGCCTTCGCGGCTGGAGAGATTGATACTGTTCTGGCCGTTCAGGTGGACATGCAGGGCCGACTGATGGGCAAACGGTTCCACGCTTCCAATTTCATTGAAAGCGCGCACGCCGAAACCCATTCCTGCAACTATCTGATTGCGACCGATTTCGAGATGGAAGCCGTTGAAGGCTATAAATCCACGTCCTGGGCATCGGGCTATGGCGACTATGTGATGCGCCCTGACATGACGACCCTGCGCCACATTCCCTGGCTAGAAGGAACGGCCATGGTGATGTGCGATGTGGAAGATCATCACAGCCACACGGACGTGCCTCACGGCCCCCGCGCCGTGCTGAAAAAGCAACTGGCGCGTCTGGAAGCCATGGGCATGAAGGCGATGATGGCCTCTGAGCTGGAATTCTTCCTGTTTCACGAAAGCTATCACGAAGCCCATCAAAGCGGCTATCGCGGCATGAATCTGATCGGGCCTTATAATGAGGATTACCACATCTTCCAGACCACCAAGGAAGAGGATGTAATGCGGGCCATCCGCAACGGGCTTTATGGTGCCGGTATACCGGTTGAATGTTCCAAGGGTGAGGCCTCTGCCGGTCAGGAAGAGATCAATGTCAAATATGCAGACGCGCTGATCGCCGCTGACAATCACGCGATTGTCAAAAATGGCTGCAAGGAAATTGCCTGGTCAAAGGGCAAAGCACTGACATTCATGGCGAAATGGGACAATGACTCCGCCGGATCATCCTCCCATGTCCATCAATCACTGTGGAGCGATGATGGCAAGCCGCTGTTTCTGGACGAAAGCGCCAAACACGGCATGTCGAAACTGATGCAGCATTATGTTGCCGGTCTGCTGGCCCATGCCAATGCAACGACCTACTTTCTGGCGCCCAACATCAATTCCTATAAGCGGTTCGTGGCTGGAACCTTTGCACCGACCAAAGCAATCTGGAGCCCGGACAACCGCACAGCGGGCTATCGCCTTTGCGCTGAAAAAACCAAGGGCATTCGCATTGAGTGTCGGGTTGGCGGGTCTGATCTCAATCCGCATCTTGCCTTTGCCGCGCAATTGGCAGCCGGGCTGGACGGTATTGAGAAAGAAATGGAACTGGAACCGGCCTTTGAGGGCGATGCATATGGCGGCAAAGGTATTCGGGAAATTCCCAACACCCTGCGCGCCGCTGCCGCTGCATTGGACAGCTCGGACATGTTGCGCGCCGCTATGGGCGATGACGTGATTGATCACTATGTACGCGCTGCTCGCTGGGAGCAGGAAGTTTTTGACACCCGCGTGACGGACTGGGAAGTCTCTCGCGGTTTTGAACGCTCATAG
- a CDS encoding TRAP transporter substrate-binding protein translates to MTKNTNRRDFLKKAGVVGVGAGASTLAAPAVHGQSMIKWRLQTYAGAALGEHVIKPAIDDFNKAANGEMEIELFYADQLVPTGELFRAVQNGTIDAVQSDDDSMASPTEVTVFGGYFPFASRYSLDIPVLFNQWGLGDIWEAEYDKVGVKWLSAGSWDPCHFATKDPINSLEDLKGKRVFTFPTAGRFLTRFGVVPVTLPWEDIEVAVQTGELDGIAWSGITEDYTVGWADVTDYFLTNNISGAWCGSFFANMDRWNELPEHLKTLFKLTMDSSHYYRQHWYWGGEAKLRVDGTKMKLTSIPDAEWATVEAEARVFWDEIAQESELKAKIVQILKDYNAAMDKAGRPYRYS, encoded by the coding sequence ATGACAAAAAATACCAACAGGCGAGACTTTCTGAAAAAAGCCGGTGTGGTTGGTGTGGGAGCTGGTGCTTCTACTCTGGCAGCGCCAGCTGTTCACGGTCAGTCCATGATCAAGTGGCGTTTGCAGACTTACGCAGGCGCAGCGCTGGGTGAACATGTGATCAAGCCGGCAATTGATGATTTCAACAAAGCGGCCAATGGCGAGATGGAAATCGAGCTGTTCTATGCCGATCAGCTGGTCCCAACGGGCGAATTGTTCCGCGCTGTGCAGAACGGCACGATTGATGCGGTTCAGTCTGATGATGATTCCATGGCCTCGCCGACAGAAGTCACGGTCTTTGGCGGCTACTTCCCATTTGCGTCACGCTATTCACTGGATATTCCGGTCCTGTTTAACCAATGGGGTCTCGGCGATATCTGGGAAGCTGAATATGACAAGGTTGGCGTAAAATGGCTGTCTGCCGGATCTTGGGATCCATGCCATTTTGCAACCAAAGACCCGATCAACTCGCTGGAAGATCTCAAAGGCAAACGCGTCTTCACCTTCCCGACAGCCGGTCGTTTCCTGACCCGCTTTGGCGTTGTCCCTGTCACGCTGCCATGGGAAGACATTGAAGTTGCGGTTCAGACCGGTGAGCTGGACGGCATTGCATGGTCCGGCATTACGGAAGATTACACAGTTGGCTGGGCTGACGTGACTGACTACTTCCTGACCAACAATATTTCCGGCGCATGGTGTGGCTCTTTCTTTGCCAATATGGATCGCTGGAATGAGTTGCCAGAGCATCTGAAAACCCTCTTCAAACTGACGATGGATTCCTCGCACTATTATCGTCAGCATTGGTATTGGGGCGGAGAAGCGAAACTGCGTGTCGATGGCACAAAGATGAAGCTGACCAGCATTCCCGATGCAGAATGGGCAACTGTTGAAGCCGAAGCACGCGTATTCTGGGATGAAATTGCCCAGGAGAGTGAGCTGAAAGCCAAGATCGTTCAGATTCTGAAAGATTATAATGCTGCCATGGATAAGGCTGGACGGCCTTACCGCTACAGCTAA
- a CDS encoding TRAP transporter large permease subunit — MSYEAIAIIMFACMMLMMMTGQRIFAAIGFVAVIVALPLWGTGGFNIAFSASMKLMKWYPLLTLPLFIFMGYVLSESRMADDLYKMFHVWMGPLNGGLAIGTILLMVLISAMNGLSVAGMAIGATIALPELLKRGYDKQMVTGVIQAGSSLGILVPPSVVLVLYAMIARQPVGQLWLAGVFPGLMMATLFILYVVIRCKFQPHLGPALNDDERNVPLSEKLRLLRAGALPFIIFAAMMVPFVNGWTSLVESSAIGALTAVVAAVAKRRFTREVFENSTRKTLAISCMFMWIILAALCFGAVFDGLGAVKAIEGFFIGQLGLSPWEILILMQLSYLILGTFLDDTAMLVIVAPLYVPLVKMLGFDLIWYGILYTITCQIAYMTPPFGYNLFLMRAMAPKEVSLKDIYISIIPFVFVMLIGLALVTAFPQIALWLPEYVYGK, encoded by the coding sequence ATGTCCTACGAAGCCATCGCCATCATCATGTTTGCCTGCATGATGCTTATGATGATGACCGGCCAGCGCATCTTTGCAGCCATTGGCTTTGTTGCGGTCATCGTGGCCCTGCCATTGTGGGGAACCGGTGGGTTTAACATTGCTTTCTCGGCCTCCATGAAGCTGATGAAATGGTACCCGCTGCTGACACTGCCGCTGTTCATTTTCATGGGCTATGTGCTGTCTGAATCCCGCATGGCGGATGATCTGTACAAGATGTTCCATGTGTGGATGGGGCCCCTGAATGGCGGTCTGGCGATTGGTACAATTCTGCTGATGGTGCTGATTTCAGCCATGAATGGCCTGTCGGTGGCCGGCATGGCCATCGGGGCCACCATTGCCTTGCCGGAGTTGCTGAAGCGGGGTTATGACAAACAGATGGTGACGGGGGTGATCCAGGCAGGCTCCTCGCTTGGTATTCTGGTGCCGCCCTCTGTCGTGCTTGTGCTGTATGCCATGATTGCGCGCCAACCTGTGGGTCAATTGTGGCTGGCAGGCGTGTTCCCCGGCCTGATGATGGCAACACTCTTCATTCTGTATGTCGTCATCCGCTGCAAGTTTCAGCCGCATCTGGGGCCTGCGCTCAACGATGATGAGCGCAATGTGCCGTTGTCCGAGAAGCTGCGCCTGCTGCGTGCAGGCGCGCTGCCCTTCATCATTTTTGCGGCCATGATGGTGCCCTTTGTGAATGGCTGGACAAGCCTGGTGGAAAGCTCCGCAATCGGCGCGTTAACGGCTGTGGTGGCCGCTGTCGCCAAGAGACGTTTCACACGGGAAGTGTTTGAAAACTCAACCCGCAAGACCCTTGCCATATCCTGCATGTTCATGTGGATCATTCTGGCAGCATTATGCTTTGGCGCTGTGTTTGACGGGCTGGGCGCGGTGAAGGCGATTGAAGGTTTCTTTATTGGGCAGCTCGGTCTCAGCCCGTGGGAAATCCTGATCCTGATGCAATTGTCCTATCTGATTTTGGGCACGTTTCTGGATGACACGGCGATGCTGGTGATCGTGGCCCCGCTTTATGTGCCGCTGGTGAAAATGCTTGGGTTCGATCTCATCTGGTATGGAATTCTGTACACCATCACCTGTCAGATCGCTTATATGACACCGCCTTTCGGCTACAATCTCTTCCTGATGCGCGCGATGGCGCCCAAGGAAGTCAGCCTGAAGGACATCTATATTTCCATCATTCCGTTTGTATTTGTTATGCTGATTGGTCTGGCCCTTGTGACAGCCTTTCCGCAGATCGCCCTTTGGCTTCCCGAATATGTGTATGGCAAATGA
- a CDS encoding TRAP transporter small permease subunit, translated as MPQWIKTLVRYIDAFNYRVGRFAMYLLFVMMGILLWSSFSKTFLLPSLWTLEMAQFTLTAYYILGGAYSMQMGEHVRMDLFYGSWSERTKAWVDAFTIFFLIFYLVILLYGGIESTSYALQYGERSPTAWRPQMSPIKIIMCFGILLMLLQAISTFFKDVAKLRGDEI; from the coding sequence ATGCCGCAATGGATCAAAACCCTTGTCCGATATATCGATGCCTTCAACTACCGCGTAGGCCGGTTTGCCATGTATCTGTTGTTTGTGATGATGGGCATTTTACTGTGGTCTTCGTTTTCGAAGACCTTCCTGTTGCCGTCATTGTGGACGCTTGAAATGGCGCAATTCACGCTAACCGCCTACTACATTTTAGGCGGGGCCTATTCGATGCAGATGGGCGAGCATGTGCGTATGGATTTGTTCTACGGATCATGGTCGGAGCGCACCAAGGCCTGGGTTGATGCGTTCACCATTTTCTTCCTGATTTTCTATCTGGTGATCCTTCTGTATGGCGGCATCGAAAGCACGAGCTATGCGCTGCAATATGGCGAGCGCAGCCCGACTGCATGGCGGCCCCAAATGTCACCGATAAAAATCATCATGTGCTTTGGCATTCTTCTGATGCTGCTTCAGGCCATTTCGACCTTCTTCAAGGATGTCGCGAAACTGCGCGGGGACGAGATCTAG
- a CDS encoding N-formylglutamate amidohydrolase, which produces MQSTQSLINASDGPALQTINADGTSNIVLVCEHASNRIPSALGTLGLSEDALQSHAAWDPGAEAIALLLSKSLDAVLVTAGFSRLVYDLNRPPEHPDAMRTVSEIYQIPGNSDLSQQDQQARTEHLYKPFHDAVEVVLDRHQAEDRMPVLVTIHTFTPVYLGNKREVELGILHGSDTRLADELLRVAPRITDFTTLRNAPYGPEDGVAHSLEIHALPRGILNVMLEIRNDLVATAEQQNKVAQIIETLLLSALSELSQPSIQHPVSAGAQA; this is translated from the coding sequence TTGCAGTCCACACAATCTCTTATCAACGCATCAGATGGTCCGGCTTTGCAGACCATCAATGCCGATGGAACAAGCAACATCGTGCTTGTGTGTGAGCACGCGAGCAATCGCATTCCAAGCGCACTTGGTACATTGGGCCTGTCTGAAGATGCCCTTCAAAGTCATGCAGCGTGGGATCCGGGAGCCGAGGCAATTGCCCTGTTGCTGTCAAAATCGCTGGATGCCGTGTTGGTGACCGCCGGATTTTCCCGGCTGGTCTATGATCTCAACCGGCCACCGGAGCACCCGGACGCCATGCGAACGGTCAGTGAGATTTACCAGATTCCAGGCAATTCAGACCTGTCACAGCAGGATCAGCAGGCCCGTACCGAGCACCTCTACAAGCCGTTTCATGATGCAGTCGAAGTGGTTCTGGACCGGCATCAGGCGGAAGATCGGATGCCGGTGCTTGTCACAATTCATACATTCACGCCGGTATATCTTGGCAACAAGCGCGAAGTTGAACTTGGCATTCTGCATGGTTCTGATACGCGGCTGGCCGATGAATTATTGCGTGTGGCGCCCCGCATCACGGACTTCACGACGTTGCGAAACGCGCCATATGGGCCGGAAGACGGCGTGGCGCATTCCCTTGAGATACACGCATTGCCGCGCGGTATCTTGAATGTGATGCTTGAAATCCGAAACGATCTTGTCGCAACTGCAGAGCAGCAGAATAAAGTGGCGCAGATCATTGAGACCCTGTTGCTGTCAGCTCTGTCTGAACTGTCGCAGCCATCAATCCAGCATCCGGTTTCAGCGGGAGCACAAGCTTAA
- a CDS encoding MurR/RpiR family transcriptional regulator, with protein MKDHNPDHDVTTVYERLQTGFDDLTRAERQLAVYLMENWPVSGLSSITKVAENAGVSTPTVARMIQKLGFSGFPSFQSALRDELEAKISNPLEKHERWSAEAPDTHILNRFADAILQNLRQTFSHIDPDAFDQACQMLANRDSAIFIAGGRITHTLAEYLFLHLQMIRSGTALIPSSGAAWPHYAMDMKPEDVLVILDVRRYQNDLLKLAETARERGVNIILLTDQWRSPIALHAKLTFNSRIEVPSAWDSNAALLVLIETMIADIQKTIWDTTEKRMQDLENLFDRTRLFRRFK; from the coding sequence TTGAAAGACCACAATCCTGACCATGATGTGACCACGGTTTATGAGCGATTGCAGACCGGTTTTGATGATCTCACACGGGCTGAACGGCAATTGGCCGTGTATCTGATGGAAAACTGGCCCGTATCGGGTCTCTCCAGTATCACCAAGGTGGCGGAAAATGCCGGGGTTTCGACGCCCACTGTTGCCCGGATGATTCAAAAACTCGGCTTTTCCGGCTTCCCCTCGTTTCAGTCGGCCTTGCGGGATGAATTGGAAGCAAAGATTTCAAATCCGCTGGAAAAGCACGAGCGCTGGTCGGCCGAAGCCCCTGATACGCATATTCTCAATCGCTTCGCCGATGCAATTCTGCAAAACCTGCGGCAGACCTTTTCACACATCGATCCTGATGCGTTTGATCAGGCCTGCCAGATGCTGGCCAATCGGGACAGCGCCATCTTCATTGCTGGTGGCCGCATAACTCATACATTGGCGGAATATCTGTTTCTGCATCTGCAGATGATCCGCTCAGGCACGGCGCTCATTCCGTCCAGTGGTGCTGCCTGGCCGCACTACGCAATGGATATGAAACCGGAAGACGTGCTTGTTATTCTGGATGTGCGCCGTTACCAGAACGATTTGTTGAAGCTTGCCGAGACTGCCAGAGAACGAGGTGTGAACATCATCCTTCTGACAGATCAGTGGCGCTCGCCCATTGCGCTTCATGCTAAACTGACCTTTAACAGCCGCATTGAAGTGCCGTCGGCCTGGGATTCCAATGCAGCTCTTCTGGTGTTGATAGAAACCATGATCGCAGACATTCAAAAGACGATCTGGGATACAACAGAGAAGCGCATGCAGGATCTGGAAAACCTGTTTGACCGCACGCGCCTGTTCCGCAGATTCAAATAA
- a CDS encoding acylphosphatase, with the protein MTQNGNKQTELFRFSGDVNKPDFLHWICHRANRLGLNGWVREDVSAKSIEVLASGPEELLDAMELGCSLGPITVWVEDVERYPHKSDSPVPNGFNILNPVD; encoded by the coding sequence ATGACTCAGAATGGGAACAAACAAACAGAATTGTTCAGATTTTCAGGTGATGTAAACAAGCCGGATTTCCTCCACTGGATTTGCCACCGTGCCAACCGACTTGGCCTCAACGGCTGGGTCCGGGAAGATGTGTCCGCAAAGTCAATTGAAGTGCTGGCAAGCGGTCCGGAAGAATTGCTTGATGCTATGGAGCTGGGGTGTAGTTTGGGGCCAATAACCGTTTGGGTAGAAGATGTTGAGCGTTATCCACACAAATCTGACAGCCCTGTGCCCAATGGGTTCAATATCCTCAATCCGGTGGATTGA
- a CDS encoding Rieske (2Fe-2S) protein translates to MSADHSEIAVGPGGWIPVALSADLPETGVMRAVIDGTQPLDLVVWRSRSGQVSAFDNRCPHRGMRLSFGFVRGERLSCIYHGWQYGEDGACRHVPAHPDMTPPTSICANAYACRDHDGVVWISQDAENSGELPDFGGQGLRSLSVETGEAVLRKMLADTHLPVSVVSDIPTAEATIVTQNQTSLVLEAGSDAGNLRLMVHFQKITRDRTMLHVQTSPELPAALRISLSRWAERFRWSAENLGTMMNSWDATAQETHP, encoded by the coding sequence ATGAGCGCCGATCATTCAGAAATAGCGGTAGGCCCAGGCGGTTGGATTCCGGTGGCATTGTCGGCGGATCTGCCAGAAACTGGCGTCATGCGCGCGGTCATTGACGGCACTCAGCCACTTGATCTGGTTGTCTGGCGATCCCGATCCGGTCAGGTAAGTGCCTTTGACAATCGTTGCCCGCATCGCGGCATGCGACTGTCCTTCGGCTTTGTCAGGGGCGAGCGTCTGTCCTGCATTTATCATGGTTGGCAATATGGCGAAGATGGTGCCTGCCGCCATGTTCCAGCACATCCCGACATGACCCCGCCCACCTCCATTTGTGCCAATGCTTATGCCTGCCGCGACCATGATGGCGTGGTCTGGATCTCACAAGACGCTGAAAATTCTGGTGAACTGCCGGACTTTGGTGGGCAGGGCCTGCGCAGCCTGTCGGTAGAAACAGGCGAAGCGGTTTTGAGAAAGATGCTGGCGGACACCCATTTGCCGGTTTCGGTTGTAAGCGACATACCGACAGCGGAAGCTACAATTGTGACGCAAAACCAGACAAGTCTGGTGCTGGAAGCGGGGTCTGACGCTGGAAATCTGCGCTTGATGGTTCATTTTCAAAAAATCACCCGGGACAGAACCATGCTGCATGTTCAGACCAGCCCTGAGCTACCCGCCGCACTGCGGATTTCTCTGTCTCGCTGGGCGGAGCGGTTCCGGTGGTCTGCTGAAAATTTAGGCACAATGATGAATTCATGGGATGCCACGGCGCAGGAGACACATCCATGA
- a CDS encoding aromatic ring-hydroxylating dioxygenase subunit alpha, which produces MTASDVARNDWYPVAIDNLLKTGQSEVAVLMQEELTISRGDDGVVKVTAQDGRDCPVTISYGHVWSSIGHPDHALFDIPEAHEDGRRMVDCGPVRVKASPLRVVENFLDIAHFPFVHTDILGAEPHTEVEPYKVEIRDTVDEVWATKVRFFQPQAAKSAEDGQMTDYMYRVPAPCTSILYKTCPPRPGSWDVIALFVRPISEDLCDAYAWMALYDETSKQSDLIQFQQMIFLQDRSILENQLPRLLPLDPKMEVPTRADTTSIAYRRWLKRKGMTYGAQLVAR; this is translated from the coding sequence ATGACGGCCTCAGATGTAGCGCGCAATGATTGGTATCCGGTCGCAATCGACAATCTGTTGAAGACGGGACAGTCGGAAGTTGCTGTTTTGATGCAGGAAGAACTCACAATCAGCCGTGGTGATGATGGCGTGGTCAAGGTAACCGCACAAGACGGGCGCGATTGTCCTGTCACCATAAGCTACGGCCATGTCTGGTCGTCCATCGGCCACCCGGACCATGCACTGTTCGACATTCCGGAAGCCCATGAAGATGGGCGTCGAATGGTGGATTGCGGCCCGGTGCGGGTCAAAGCCTCGCCATTGCGGGTCGTGGAAAATTTTCTCGACATTGCGCATTTTCCCTTTGTTCACACCGATATTCTGGGCGCAGAACCGCACACTGAGGTCGAGCCCTACAAGGTGGAAATCCGGGATACGGTTGATGAGGTTTGGGCCACCAAGGTTCGGTTCTTTCAGCCTCAGGCAGCCAAATCCGCTGAAGATGGGCAGATGACCGATTACATGTATCGGGTGCCGGCACCCTGTACGTCGATCTTGTATAAAACCTGCCCGCCACGACCGGGTTCATGGGATGTGATTGCTCTGTTTGTTCGGCCCATCTCGGAAGATTTGTGCGACGCTTATGCCTGGATGGCGCTTTATGACGAGACAAGCAAACAATCGGATCTCATACAGTTTCAGCAGATGATCTTTCTGCAGGATCGCTCCATTCTGGAAAACCAGCTTCCGCGTCTGTTGCCGTTGGACCCCAAAATGGAAGTTCCCACACGCGCTGACACAACTTCAATTGCCTATCGCCGCTGGCTGAAGCGCAAGGGCATGACCTATGGCGCGCAATTGGTGGCACGCTGA